The Agromyces mariniharenae genome includes a window with the following:
- a CDS encoding acetolactate decarboxylase — MTTPLHETDAAVTQFAVLDALLAGAYESGMRVDEATAIGDFGLGCVDHLGGEVVILDGTAIECTLDGPPVAMGGDEILPFAIVCRFPDVPAVRVGVGMGGGEGARDVASFAASVEGTLASRNLFHAVRFDGVLSEVRVRVTPRQHHPLPRLAEVTSHQVETVARGIRGTLVGFWTPAIYQGIAVAGLHVHFLSEDRSLGGHVLELAVDAGDLRVAAFARLDLRLPTDELFLRTELTHAEDHRIVAVEGGGAAS; from the coding sequence GTGACGACTCCACTGCACGAGACGGATGCCGCGGTGACGCAGTTCGCGGTGCTCGATGCGCTGCTCGCCGGCGCCTACGAGTCGGGCATGCGCGTCGACGAGGCGACCGCGATCGGCGACTTCGGGCTCGGCTGCGTCGACCACCTCGGCGGCGAGGTCGTCATCCTCGACGGCACCGCGATCGAGTGCACGCTCGACGGTCCGCCGGTGGCGATGGGCGGTGACGAGATCCTCCCGTTCGCGATCGTGTGCCGATTCCCCGACGTGCCGGCGGTCCGCGTCGGCGTCGGCATGGGCGGCGGCGAGGGCGCGCGGGACGTCGCGAGCTTCGCGGCATCCGTCGAGGGGACGCTCGCGAGCCGGAACCTCTTCCATGCGGTGCGGTTCGACGGCGTCCTCTCGGAGGTGCGCGTGCGCGTGACGCCGCGGCAGCACCATCCCCTCCCGCGGCTCGCGGAGGTGACGAGCCACCAGGTCGAGACGGTGGCGCGCGGCATCCGCGGCACCCTCGTGGGGTTCTGGACGCCCGCGATCTACCAGGGGATCGCGGTCGCAGGGCTGCACGTGCACTTCCTCAGCGAGGACCGGAGCCTCGGCGGGCACGTGCTCGAGCTCGCGGTCGATGCGGGCGACCTGCGCGTGGCCGCGTTCGCCCGCCTCGACCTGCGCCTGCCGACCGACGAGCTGTTCCTGCGCACCGAGCTGACGCACGCCGAGGACCACCGCATCGTCGCGGTCGAGGGCGGCGGCGCGGCATCCTGA
- a CDS encoding VOC family protein produces MAEMTPIQPCLWFDDNAREAMEYYVSVFPNSRIERIDEYPDESLDEHFTGMSGKVLNGEFTLNGVRFTCLDGGPLFRFNESISFIVWCADQDEIDFYWSKLSHVPESEQCGWCKDRFGVSWQVIPRIMGDLTSTPAQVQAFMQQKKIVIAELENA; encoded by the coding sequence ATGGCCGAGATGACACCGATCCAGCCGTGCCTGTGGTTCGACGACAACGCCCGCGAGGCGATGGAGTACTACGTCAGCGTGTTTCCGAACTCGCGGATCGAGCGGATCGACGAGTATCCCGACGAGTCGCTCGACGAGCACTTCACGGGGATGTCGGGCAAGGTGCTGAACGGCGAGTTCACGCTGAACGGCGTGCGGTTCACGTGCCTCGACGGTGGGCCGCTCTTCCGGTTCAACGAGTCGATCTCGTTCATCGTCTGGTGCGCCGACCAGGACGAGATCGACTTCTACTGGTCGAAGCTCTCGCACGTGCCCGAGTCGGAGCAGTGCGGCTGGTGCAAGGACCGCTTCGGCGTGAGCTGGCAGGTCATCCCCCGCATCATGGGCGACCTCACGAGCACCCCGGCGCAGGTCCAGGCCTTCATGCAGCAGAAGAAGATCGTGATCGCGGAGCTCGAGAACGCCTGA
- a CDS encoding zinc-ribbon domain-containing protein, translating into MFLFIGVFPRERELAVARFRCDRCHEDAEQHVIESGSRLWLFFLPLFTFSRQYVVVCEHCGAVTEVTREFAKRAADLAAHGGRLR; encoded by the coding sequence ATGTTCCTGTTCATCGGCGTGTTCCCGCGTGAGCGGGAGCTGGCCGTGGCGCGCTTCCGCTGCGACCGTTGCCACGAGGACGCCGAGCAGCACGTCATCGAGAGCGGCAGCCGGCTCTGGCTGTTCTTCCTCCCGCTCTTCACGTTCTCGCGGCAGTACGTCGTCGTCTGCGAGCACTGCGGCGCGGTCACGGAAGTGACGCGCGAGTTCGCCAAGCGCGCGGCCGACCTCGCCGCGCACGGCGGCCGGCTGCGCTGA
- the solA gene encoding N-methyl-L-tryptophan oxidase: MSTTSDDQSSFDAEVAVIGLGAVGSSAAWRLAARGVDVIGFEQFEPGNAWGGSTGRTRLFRVACLEHPGLTPIARRARDLWRELEASAGQALFFETGGLMIGPSDSHIIEGTLAAAEAHDLPVERLDADEIASRFPAHARTNPGDVGVWDPEAGILRPEAAIIAAADAARAAGARILTGTRVVAIEPDANGVTVLTEVAKYRVRRVAVTSGPWITRFVPELPLTPHRVIMTWFRPREGHDADLDVLPVFIRSVPGHDTWIWGHGVVPASGPGSKEGFGGFDAKVGPEFDGPFVADDPDAIDRVVHPGETDGIRDLVAATFPDLEPEPSGVTTCIMTHTPDQLFVVGVTDHPRVVVGGGCSGHSFKHASALGELVAQSVVGEEHFTDAAFLDPRRFSG; encoded by the coding sequence ATGAGCACCACCAGCGACGACCAGAGCAGCTTCGATGCGGAGGTCGCGGTCATCGGACTCGGCGCGGTCGGGTCCAGCGCCGCCTGGCGGCTCGCCGCGCGCGGGGTCGACGTGATCGGGTTCGAGCAGTTCGAGCCCGGGAACGCGTGGGGCGGGTCCACGGGCAGGACGCGCCTCTTCCGGGTAGCGTGCCTGGAGCACCCGGGGCTCACGCCCATCGCGCGGCGCGCCCGCGACCTGTGGCGCGAGCTCGAGGCATCCGCTGGTCAGGCACTGTTCTTCGAGACCGGCGGCCTCATGATCGGACCGTCCGACTCGCACATCATCGAGGGCACGCTCGCGGCCGCCGAGGCGCACGACCTGCCCGTCGAGCGGCTCGACGCCGACGAGATCGCGAGCCGCTTCCCCGCGCACGCCCGCACGAATCCAGGCGACGTCGGCGTCTGGGATCCCGAGGCCGGCATCTTGCGCCCCGAGGCGGCGATCATCGCGGCGGCCGACGCCGCCCGCGCAGCCGGTGCGCGCATCCTCACCGGCACGCGCGTGGTCGCGATCGAGCCCGACGCGAACGGCGTCACGGTGCTGACGGAGGTCGCGAAGTACCGCGTGCGGCGGGTCGCCGTGACCTCGGGCCCCTGGATCACCCGCTTCGTGCCCGAACTGCCGCTCACGCCGCACCGCGTGATCATGACGTGGTTCCGCCCCCGCGAGGGACACGACGCCGACCTCGACGTGCTGCCGGTGTTCATCCGCAGCGTGCCCGGGCACGACACGTGGATCTGGGGCCACGGCGTCGTGCCGGCGTCGGGCCCCGGCTCGAAGGAGGGGTTCGGCGGCTTCGACGCGAAGGTCGGACCCGAGTTCGACGGCCCGTTCGTGGCCGACGACCCCGATGCGATCGACCGCGTCGTGCATCCCGGCGAGACCGACGGCATCCGCGACCTCGTCGCCGCGACGTTCCCCGACCTCGAGCCCGAGCCGTCGGGCGTGACGACCTGCATCATGACGCACACGCCCGACCAGCTGTTCGTCGTCGGGGTCACGGACCATCCGCGGGTCGTCGTCGGCGGCGGCTGCTCGGGTCACTCGTTCAAGCACGCGTCGGCGCTCGGCGAGCTCGTCGCGCAGTCGGTCGTCGGCGAGGAGCACTTCACGGATGCCGCGTTCCTCGACCCGCGGCGGTTCAGCGGCTGA
- a CDS encoding acyl-CoA dehydrogenase family protein — translation MPERRLATNEEVRVTTIRESTVPPGEGVDVPQPHANGQHGDAQPPHVDEQQSRAVAEAAREQEWRKPSFAKGLYLGQFDLDLIHPHPRPAPDRRDRGEHFMADLEAYLRTVDGAQIERDARIPDEVYQGLAELGCFGMKIPVEYGGLGLGQYYYNHALTMIGTVSPAVVALLSAHQSVGLPEPLVLAGTEEQKRQYLPRCATGAISAFLLTEPEVGSDPARLRATAVPSEDGSEYVIDGTKLWTTNGVVAELLVVMARVPRSDEHRGGISAFIVEADAPGITVHRRNSFMGLRGLENGLTSLREVRVPKENLIGREGEGLKIALTTLNAGRLAIPAICAGAGKWSLKIAREWSKARVQWGKPIGEHAAVAHKIAFIAATTFALEAVVDLSGVLADEGRKDIRIEAALAKLWASEMAWKIADDLVQIRGGRGFETAPSLAARGERAVPAEQMLRDLRINRIFEGSSEIMRLLIAREAVDAHLKAAGDLIDPHQDLAGKLKAAVSASGFYARWLPQLVAGKGDIPTAFDEFGALATHLRYVERTSRKLARETFYGMARWQGGLEHKQGFLARVVDIGAELFAVSASCVRAMMIAADSPEDGKAAYQLAATFAEQSRHRTERLLDELWHNTDATDERLAERVLDGRYTWLEQGIVDVSEGTGPWITEEIPADAAENVARRVIRPTTA, via the coding sequence ATGCCCGAGCGTAGATTGGCCACGAACGAGGAGGTTCGCGTGACCACCATCCGAGAGTCCACCGTTCCCCCGGGCGAGGGCGTCGACGTGCCGCAGCCGCATGCCAACGGACAGCACGGCGACGCGCAGCCGCCGCACGTCGACGAGCAGCAGTCGCGCGCCGTCGCCGAGGCGGCGCGCGAGCAGGAATGGCGGAAGCCGAGCTTCGCGAAGGGCCTGTACCTCGGCCAGTTCGACCTCGACCTCATCCATCCGCACCCCAGGCCGGCTCCCGATCGCCGCGACCGCGGCGAGCACTTCATGGCGGACCTCGAGGCGTACCTGCGCACGGTCGACGGGGCGCAGATCGAGCGCGATGCGCGCATCCCCGACGAGGTCTACCAGGGGCTGGCCGAGCTCGGATGCTTCGGCATGAAGATCCCCGTCGAGTACGGCGGCCTCGGGCTCGGGCAGTACTACTACAACCACGCCCTGACGATGATCGGCACCGTGAGCCCGGCCGTCGTCGCACTGCTCTCGGCGCACCAGTCGGTCGGACTCCCCGAACCGCTCGTGCTCGCGGGCACCGAGGAGCAGAAGCGGCAGTACCTGCCGCGTTGCGCGACGGGTGCGATCAGCGCGTTCCTGCTCACCGAGCCCGAGGTCGGCTCCGACCCGGCCCGGTTGCGCGCGACCGCGGTGCCGAGCGAGGACGGCTCCGAGTACGTGATCGACGGCACCAAGCTCTGGACCACCAACGGCGTCGTCGCCGAGCTGCTCGTGGTGATGGCCCGCGTCCCGAGGTCCGATGAGCACCGCGGCGGCATCAGCGCCTTCATCGTCGAAGCGGATGCCCCGGGCATCACCGTGCACCGACGGAACTCCTTCATGGGGTTGCGCGGCCTCGAGAACGGGCTGACGTCGCTGCGCGAGGTGCGCGTGCCGAAGGAGAACCTCATCGGCCGCGAGGGCGAGGGACTCAAGATCGCGCTGACCACCCTCAACGCCGGACGGCTCGCGATCCCCGCGATCTGCGCAGGCGCCGGCAAGTGGAGCCTCAAGATCGCGCGCGAGTGGTCGAAGGCACGCGTGCAGTGGGGGAAGCCGATCGGCGAGCACGCCGCCGTGGCGCACAAGATCGCGTTCATCGCCGCGACGACGTTCGCGCTCGAGGCCGTCGTCGACCTGTCGGGCGTACTCGCCGACGAGGGACGCAAGGACATCCGCATCGAGGCGGCGCTCGCCAAGCTCTGGGCGTCGGAGATGGCGTGGAAGATCGCCGACGACCTCGTGCAGATCCGTGGCGGCCGCGGGTTCGAGACGGCCCCGTCGCTCGCCGCGCGCGGCGAGCGCGCGGTGCCCGCCGAGCAGATGCTCCGCGACCTCCGCATCAACCGCATCTTCGAGGGCTCGAGCGAGATCATGCGCCTCCTGATCGCACGCGAGGCCGTCGACGCCCACCTCAAGGCGGCCGGCGACCTGATCGACCCGCACCAGGACCTGGCCGGCAAGCTCAAGGCCGCCGTCTCGGCGAGCGGGTTCTACGCCCGCTGGTTGCCGCAGCTCGTCGCCGGCAAGGGCGACATCCCCACGGCGTTCGACGAGTTCGGCGCGCTCGCGACCCACCTGCGCTACGTCGAGCGAACGAGTCGCAAGCTCGCCCGCGAGACCTTCTACGGCATGGCTCGCTGGCAGGGCGGCCTCGAGCACAAGCAGGGCTTCCTCGCCCGAGTCGTCGACATCGGCGCCGAGCTGTTCGCCGTCTCCGCGTCGTGCGTGCGCGCGATGATGATCGCCGCCGACTCCCCCGAGGACGGCAAGGCGGCGTACCAGCTCGCCGCCACCTTCGCCGAGCAGTCGCGCCACCGCACCGAGCGCCTGCTCGACGAGCTCTGGCACAACACGGATGCCACGGACGAACGCCTCGCCGAGCGCGTGCTCGACGGCCGCTACACCTGGCTCGAGCAGGGCATCGTCGACGTGAGCGAGGGCACCGGACCCTGGATCACCGAGGAGATCCCGGCCGACGCGGCCGAGAACGTGGCGCGGCGGGTCATCCGGCCGACGACGGCGTAG
- a CDS encoding winged helix DNA-binding domain-containing protein: MTTDRDLARWRLHSQHLAAPVAAAEQAVSSLLAVQAENPSQSAWAVATRTTAPSRHDLAGALADGRVLRTHVLRPTWHYVHADDARWLLELTAPRVLPVIDQQLRPLGERMPQLTDAVTQILASTPGRTRSDLASELADRGHELTGQQLMLLLAHLELHVVVCSGAPHDGEHTYALFDDRVPAGRPFDRDAALAELALRYFTSHGPATERDLAYWATLTLTDVRRGIAGVGDRLESFEHDGRTYWNAPGDVPDSAEPAGHLLQVLDEMYRGYQDSRWLIDTEGLASRGRETAIGMALVDAQLVAGMRRTVGPTAVTFSLYPHRPLRPRELESIHDAADRYADFLGLEPQVELEERPTPSSAG, encoded by the coding sequence GTGACGACCGACCGCGACCTCGCGCGCTGGCGGCTGCACTCGCAGCACCTCGCCGCGCCGGTCGCCGCCGCCGAGCAGGCGGTGTCCTCGCTCCTCGCCGTGCAGGCCGAGAACCCGTCGCAGTCGGCGTGGGCGGTCGCGACGCGCACCACCGCGCCCAGCCGGCACGACCTGGCCGGGGCGCTCGCCGACGGGCGTGTGCTGCGCACCCACGTGCTGCGTCCGACGTGGCACTACGTCCACGCGGACGACGCGCGGTGGCTCCTCGAGCTCACGGCGCCGCGGGTGCTGCCCGTCATCGACCAGCAGCTTCGGCCGCTGGGCGAGCGGATGCCGCAGCTCACCGATGCCGTGACGCAGATCCTCGCGAGCACCCCCGGCCGCACGCGCAGCGACCTCGCGAGCGAATTGGCCGACCGCGGCCACGAGCTCACGGGCCAGCAGCTGATGCTGCTCCTCGCCCACCTCGAGCTGCACGTCGTGGTGTGCAGCGGCGCGCCCCACGACGGCGAGCACACGTACGCGCTGTTCGACGATCGCGTGCCCGCCGGTCGGCCGTTCGACCGCGACGCGGCCCTGGCCGAGCTCGCCCTCCGCTACTTCACCTCGCACGGCCCCGCCACGGAGCGCGACCTCGCCTACTGGGCCACGCTCACGCTGACCGACGTGCGCCGCGGCATCGCCGGCGTCGGCGACCGGCTCGAGTCGTTCGAGCACGACGGCCGCACGTACTGGAACGCGCCCGGCGACGTCCCCGACTCCGCCGAGCCGGCCGGCCACCTGCTCCAGGTGCTCGACGAGATGTACCGGGGCTACCAGGATTCGCGATGGCTGATCGACACCGAGGGCCTCGCCTCGCGCGGGCGCGAGACCGCGATCGGCATGGCGCTGGTCGATGCGCAGCTCGTCGCCGGCATGCGACGAACCGTCGGGCCGACCGCGGTCACGTTCTCGCTGTACCCGCACCGACCCCTGCGCCCACGCGAACTCGAGTCGATCCACGACGCGGCCGACCGGTACGCCGACTTCCTCGGCCTCGAACCGCAGGTCGAGCTCGAGGAACGCCCTACGCCGTCGTCGGCCGGATGA
- a CDS encoding dehydrogenase → MAEHVTDSTTDAAAPAPTETEAAAHDHAHYAIGCPECFEELQQNHDWWKARPEGSRLVGLVVPRPDMPSVVEQRNDLTRFGVAILDFKHPAPEMPETWEQRLGRLFETLQAGDVLVVSNERALGRTPDEVARTIRTLRRHDLVVKVLGRGAPHLEDARA, encoded by the coding sequence ATGGCTGAGCACGTGACCGATTCGACGACGGATGCCGCGGCGCCGGCGCCGACCGAGACCGAGGCGGCCGCACACGACCACGCGCACTACGCGATCGGATGCCCCGAGTGCTTCGAGGAGCTGCAGCAGAACCACGACTGGTGGAAGGCGCGCCCCGAGGGCTCCCGACTCGTCGGCCTCGTGGTGCCTCGCCCCGACATGCCCTCGGTGGTCGAGCAGCGGAACGACCTGACCCGCTTCGGCGTCGCGATCCTCGACTTCAAGCACCCGGCGCCCGAGATGCCCGAGACCTGGGAGCAGCGGCTCGGCCGCCTGTTCGAGACGCTCCAGGCCGGTGACGTGCTCGTCGTCTCGAACGAGCGCGCGCTCGGTCGCACCCCCGACGAGGTCGCGCGCACGATCCGCACGCTGCGCCGGCACGACCTCGTCGTGAAGGTGCTCGGCCGCGGCGCGCCGCACCTGGAGGATGCGCGGGCGTGA
- a CDS encoding NADPH:quinone reductase has translation MRAIAYSHTGPSSVLQLVERDLTEPGPGDVRVRVVVSGVNPTDWKARAGAGAGRAAPFPEVVPNQDGAGVVDAVGEGVTGFAVGDRVWVFLAAHERPTGTAQEFAVLPAARVVHLPDAAGFELGASLGVPAMTAHRALSVHEDGPTRLGPGALDGRIVLVAGGAGAVGHAAIQLARWSGAQVITTVSSPEKAALATAAGAHHVVDYRTDDAAKAIRAIAPHGVDQVVEVSPARNGELNGRILANHGSVSVYATDGGTEMTLDVRRHFSLNVRYQFLLLYTVGDAALAAAAEDITRAVADGALPVGDDAGLPLTRFPLERTAEAHDAVEAGTVGKVLIDVAADAAKAAS, from the coding sequence ATGAGAGCGATCGCGTACTCGCACACCGGCCCGTCGTCCGTCCTGCAGCTCGTCGAGCGCGACCTCACCGAGCCGGGACCCGGCGACGTGCGCGTCCGCGTCGTCGTGTCGGGGGTGAACCCGACGGACTGGAAGGCCCGCGCCGGGGCCGGCGCAGGGCGGGCGGCGCCGTTCCCCGAGGTCGTGCCGAACCAGGACGGCGCGGGCGTCGTCGACGCGGTCGGCGAGGGCGTCACGGGGTTCGCGGTCGGCGACCGGGTGTGGGTGTTCCTCGCGGCGCACGAGCGTCCGACCGGCACGGCGCAGGAGTTCGCGGTGCTGCCGGCCGCGCGGGTCGTGCACCTGCCGGATGCCGCGGGCTTCGAGCTCGGGGCATCCCTCGGCGTGCCGGCGATGACCGCGCATCGAGCACTCAGCGTGCACGAGGACGGCCCGACTCGACTCGGACCCGGCGCCCTCGACGGACGCATCGTGCTCGTCGCGGGCGGCGCCGGCGCGGTCGGGCACGCGGCGATCCAGCTCGCGCGCTGGTCGGGCGCGCAGGTCATCACCACGGTGAGCTCGCCCGAGAAGGCCGCGCTCGCCACCGCGGCCGGCGCGCACCACGTCGTGGACTACCGCACGGATGACGCGGCGAAGGCCATCCGCGCGATCGCGCCCCACGGGGTCGACCAGGTCGTCGAGGTCTCCCCCGCGCGCAACGGCGAACTCAACGGCCGGATCCTCGCGAACCACGGATCCGTCTCGGTCTACGCGACCGATGGCGGCACCGAGATGACGCTCGACGTCCGCCGGCACTTCTCCCTCAACGTGCGGTACCAGTTCCTGCTGCTCTACACCGTCGGCGATGCCGCGCTCGCAGCGGCGGCCGAGGACATCACGCGGGCCGTCGCGGACGGCGCGCTGCCCGTCGGCGACGACGCGGGCCTGCCGCTCACGCGCTTCCCGCTCGAGCGCACCGCCGAGGCCCACGACGCGGTCGAGGCGGGCACGGTCGGCAAGGTCCTCATCGACGTCGCAGCGGATGCCGCGAAGGCGGCCTCGTAG
- a CDS encoding alpha/beta fold hydrolase, giving the protein MTRSDVQRMRVSRSDGAELAAEVIGEAGHPLLLLVAGADCSMDWWRPEFCAELVALGLRVIRYDQRGTGETTLGPRGTRREGLPTALGDALAVLDAAQAIDAAAAGSGPAAGTAADARADAHWVAFSAGGWVAQLAALDHPDRVRSLTLISTRPTGPGSADPDLPAVADRLAATWAHPRPEPDWTDEAAVVDHLVDVDRDYAGDEFDEEHERAIWTATVRRSPGMHRDEGGADVFDATVRWRERLGSLRVPTTVLHGTADPLFPLGNGEALAREIPGARFAWMPGVGHELPPRAWRAVVDAVASPR; this is encoded by the coding sequence ATGACGCGGAGCGACGTGCAGCGCATGCGAGTCTCGCGGTCCGACGGGGCCGAGCTGGCGGCCGAGGTGATCGGCGAGGCTGGCCATCCGCTGCTGCTCCTCGTGGCCGGCGCGGACTGCTCGATGGATTGGTGGCGGCCCGAGTTCTGCGCCGAGCTCGTCGCGCTCGGGCTCCGCGTGATCCGCTACGACCAGCGCGGCACGGGGGAGACGACGCTCGGCCCTCGCGGCACGCGGCGCGAGGGGCTGCCGACGGCGCTCGGCGACGCGCTCGCCGTGCTCGACGCGGCACAGGCGATCGACGCGGCTGCCGCGGGCTCCGGGCCCGCCGCCGGCACGGCCGCCGACGCGCGCGCCGACGCGCACTGGGTCGCGTTCTCGGCCGGCGGGTGGGTCGCGCAGCTCGCGGCGCTCGACCATCCCGATCGCGTCCGGTCGCTGACGCTCATCTCGACGCGGCCGACGGGCCCGGGGTCGGCCGACCCCGACCTGCCCGCGGTCGCCGATCGACTGGCGGCGACGTGGGCGCATCCGCGGCCCGAGCCCGACTGGACCGACGAGGCGGCCGTCGTCGACCACCTCGTCGACGTCGATCGCGACTACGCGGGCGACGAGTTCGACGAGGAGCACGAGCGGGCGATCTGGACCGCGACCGTGCGTCGATCACCCGGGATGCACCGCGACGAGGGCGGTGCCGACGTGTTCGACGCGACGGTGCGCTGGCGGGAACGACTGGGCTCGCTGCGCGTGCCGACGACGGTGCTGCACGGCACCGCGGATCCGTTGTTCCCGCTCGGGAACGGCGAGGCGCTCGCTCGCGAGATCCCCGGCGCGCGATTCGCGTGGATGCCGGGCGTCGGGCACGAGCTGCCGCCGCGGGCGTGGCGTGCGGTCGTCGACGCCGTCGCGTCGCCGCGTTGA
- a CDS encoding TIGR00341 family protein — MLHVRLIVPPELRGAVDAVIADTAHEVTNLVVHPGAGVSPAGDVVLFDVDRTEASDLLERLEAVGLGESGSISAEHLDLRIDGRSSREEDFGGEDDAVVWEEVEARTSDEVRLSATFLTFMSIATMIAAVGVVIDQPILIVGAMVVGPEFGPLAAIAVGIVRRRPRIAWRSVMTLLTGFAFAIVVTIAFGAILRSVGVFRGNPFVEAHPSTEFIWSPDALSWIVAFLAGIAGILSLTSAKSGALIGVLISVTTIPAAAAIAVAVSVGAWEEAGPATLQLLINLTSIVVAGSLTLTVQLAAQRMSRTRQRTRMQS; from the coding sequence GTGCTTCACGTCCGGCTGATCGTCCCGCCCGAACTCCGCGGCGCGGTCGACGCCGTGATCGCCGACACCGCCCATGAGGTCACGAACCTCGTCGTGCATCCGGGTGCCGGGGTGTCGCCGGCCGGCGACGTGGTGCTGTTCGATGTCGATCGCACCGAGGCGAGCGACCTGCTCGAGCGGCTGGAGGCCGTCGGGCTCGGCGAGTCGGGCTCCATCTCGGCCGAGCACCTCGACCTCAGGATCGATGGCCGCAGCAGCCGGGAGGAGGACTTCGGCGGCGAGGACGACGCCGTCGTCTGGGAGGAGGTCGAGGCCCGCACGAGCGACGAGGTGCGCCTCTCGGCGACGTTCCTCACGTTCATGTCGATCGCGACGATGATCGCCGCGGTGGGCGTCGTGATCGACCAGCCGATCCTCATCGTCGGGGCGATGGTGGTCGGACCCGAGTTCGGACCGCTCGCAGCGATCGCGGTCGGCATCGTGCGGCGTCGGCCGCGCATCGCATGGCGCTCGGTCATGACGCTCCTCACCGGATTCGCGTTCGCCATCGTGGTGACGATCGCCTTCGGGGCGATCCTGCGGTCGGTCGGCGTGTTCCGGGGGAACCCGTTCGTGGAGGCGCATCCGTCGACCGAGTTCATCTGGTCGCCCGACGCGCTCAGCTGGATCGTGGCCTTCCTGGCGGGCATCGCCGGCATCCTCTCGCTCACGTCCGCGAAGTCGGGCGCCCTGATCGGCGTGCTCATCTCGGTGACCACGATCCCCGCGGCCGCGGCGATCGCGGTCGCCGTGTCCGTCGGCGCGTGGGAGGAGGCCGGGCCTGCGACCCTGCAGCTGCTGATCAACCTGACCTCGATCGTCGTCGCCGGCTCGCTCACCCTGACGGTGCAGCTCGCCGCGCAGCGGATGTCGCGGACGCGCCAGCGAACTCGAATGCAGTCCTGA
- a CDS encoding redoxin domain-containing protein, protein MSDDDRGDASAADAVIAREGRGGLFRSLAHRLAGDHDVLPDEGRLPSFGRATSWLNSEPLTPEALRGRVVLVDFWTYTCVNWLRTLPYLRAWAEKYQDAGLTIVGVHTPEFGFEADLRNVMAQTRNLGIRYPVAVDSDYGVWNEFANRYWPAIYLADASGRLRFHHFGEGEYAMTEMAIQQLLVEAGARDLDTDLVLVEPQGLEVAADWRSLRSPETYLGYRQSSGFLSEHGEYYDRRHVYSGGRRLLTNTWDLTGDWTVASHAAVLNEPGGRISFAFHARDVNLVMGPVDPGASVPFRVTLDGQAAGRSGGTDVDDDGRGVVTEQNTYQLVRQAGRVADRVIEIDFLEADVEAYCFTFG, encoded by the coding sequence ATGTCCGATGACGACCGCGGCGACGCATCCGCCGCCGACGCCGTGATCGCGCGGGAGGGCCGCGGCGGCCTGTTCCGCTCGCTCGCCCACCGGCTGGCGGGCGACCACGACGTGCTGCCCGACGAGGGGCGCCTGCCCTCGTTCGGCCGCGCGACGAGCTGGCTCAACTCCGAGCCGCTGACGCCAGAGGCCCTTCGCGGCCGGGTCGTGCTCGTCGACTTCTGGACCTACACCTGCGTCAACTGGCTGCGGACCCTGCCCTACCTGCGGGCCTGGGCCGAGAAGTACCAGGACGCCGGGTTGACCATCGTCGGCGTGCACACCCCCGAGTTCGGGTTCGAGGCCGACCTGCGGAACGTGATGGCGCAGACCCGGAACCTCGGGATCCGCTACCCGGTCGCGGTCGACAGCGACTACGGCGTCTGGAACGAGTTCGCGAACCGCTACTGGCCGGCGATCTACCTCGCCGACGCGAGCGGCCGGCTGCGGTTCCACCACTTCGGCGAGGGCGAGTACGCCATGACCGAGATGGCGATCCAGCAGCTCCTCGTCGAGGCGGGGGCGCGAGACCTCGACACCGACCTCGTCCTGGTGGAGCCGCAGGGTCTCGAGGTGGCGGCCGACTGGCGTTCGCTGCGGAGCCCCGAGACCTACCTCGGCTACCGGCAGAGCAGCGGGTTCCTCTCGGAGCACGGGGAGTACTACGACCGCCGGCACGTGTACTCGGGCGGGCGCCGGCTGCTCACCAACACGTGGGACCTCACGGGCGACTGGACGGTCGCGAGCCACGCCGCGGTCCTCAACGAGCCGGGCGGCCGGATCTCGTTCGCCTTCCACGCCCGAGACGTCAACCTCGTCATGGGACCGGTGGATCCCGGAGCCTCCGTGCCGTTCCGGGTCACGCTCGACGGTCAGGCCGCGGGACGGTCGGGTGGGACCGACGTCGACGACGACGGCCGGGGCGTGGTCACCGAGCAGAACACGTACCAGCTCGTCCGCCAGGCGGGCCGGGTCGCCGATCGCGTGATCGAGATCGACTTCCTCGAGGCCGACGTCGAGGCGTACTGCTTCACGTTCGGGTGA